One region of Anaerolineae bacterium genomic DNA includes:
- a CDS encoding uroporphyrinogen decarboxylase family protein: MNGYERVMAAIAGVRGAEIPAGPLLMTFAAAHIGVPYDQYVQNARLLVEAQCAAAEAYDLDIVTVCSDPVREAHACGVRCHFPEDGVPSAVEPAIRDPADLARLEIPDPLRAERMRDRVEAVRLFRKRVGGQRAILGWIESPFQEVTVLHGLQQTMLDIIDRPDFVRDMLEFAVEMEIRFGLAQLAAGADIIGAGDAVASLLSPWHYEAFSLPYMRRVCRALQQAGAKVKYHACGNTEHLLTSFAGVGADIHNTESDLGLARRRMGEGVCLKGNVDTVKHLLEGTPEEVYTAGQAAIRAAGGYKVILSAGCEVPRATPPDNLRALVRAAREYPIHA, from the coding sequence ATGAACGGATACGAACGAGTGATGGCAGCGATTGCTGGAGTGCGCGGGGCCGAGATCCCAGCCGGCCCCTTGCTCATGACCTTTGCAGCTGCGCACATCGGCGTGCCATACGATCAATACGTACAAAATGCCCGCCTATTGGTGGAAGCGCAGTGTGCAGCGGCGGAGGCATATGACCTAGACATCGTAACCGTCTGCTCGGATCCAGTGCGCGAGGCACATGCCTGCGGGGTGCGTTGCCACTTTCCTGAGGATGGCGTGCCCTCCGCAGTCGAGCCAGCAATCCGCGATCCGGCCGATCTAGCCAGGCTAGAAATCCCGGATCCACTGCGAGCTGAGCGGATGCGCGATCGAGTGGAAGCAGTGCGGCTATTCCGGAAGCGAGTGGGCGGGCAACGAGCGATCCTGGGCTGGATCGAATCTCCCTTCCAAGAGGTGACGGTATTGCATGGCTTGCAGCAGACCATGCTAGACATTATAGACCGCCCTGACTTCGTGCGGGATATGCTGGAATTCGCCGTAGAGATGGAGATCCGTTTCGGGCTGGCACAACTGGCGGCGGGCGCGGATATCATCGGTGCAGGGGACGCCGTAGCGTCGCTTCTCTCCCCTTGGCATTATGAGGCCTTCAGCCTCCCCTACATGCGACGGGTGTGCCGGGCACTGCAGCAAGCGGGGGCCAAAGTCAAGTACCACGCCTGTGGCAATACGGAACACTTGTTGACGTCGTTCGCCGGCGTCGGCGCGGATATCCACAACACCGAGTCCGATCTGGGCCTGGCCCGCCGTCGTATGGGGGAGGGGGTCTGCTTGAAAGGAAACGTGGACACGGTAAAACACTTGTTGGAAGGCACCCCTGAAGAGGTGTACACTGCGGGCCAGGCGGCGATCCGAGCTGCAGGTGGATACAAGGTGATCCTCTCTGCCGGCTGCGAGGTGCCGCGGGCGACTCCCCCCGACAACCTTCGCGCGCTGGTGCGCGCGGCCCGGGAGTATCCGATCCATGCCTGA
- a CDS encoding ubiquinone/menaquinone biosynthesis methyltransferase — translation MNRMFAAIARRYDLMNRLMTGGRDRAWRQYVIRLAQLPPGGWLLDVATGTGEIGYEALRQVPDAHVVGVDFTHEMILIGQQKRHRGTIQFVEGNACRLPFADDAFDVVTSGFAMRNVADIHTAFAEQRRVAKPGGRVICLETTPPPHGLWGAIYRLYFFHLVPIVGGLLTGRRDAYAYLPRSTERFPSPEALKAIMEAVGLRHVRYRPLTLGTVVVHMGIK, via the coding sequence GTGAACCGCATGTTTGCCGCTATCGCCCGGCGATATGATCTGATGAACCGCTTGATGACCGGTGGACGCGATCGGGCGTGGCGGCAGTACGTGATACGGCTGGCTCAGCTGCCGCCTGGCGGGTGGCTGCTGGATGTGGCCACCGGAACTGGTGAGATCGGCTATGAGGCGTTGCGCCAGGTGCCGGATGCTCATGTAGTAGGCGTGGACTTCACCCACGAGATGATATTGATCGGACAGCAAAAGCGGCATAGGGGAACCATACAGTTTGTCGAAGGGAATGCGTGTCGCCTACCTTTCGCCGATGACGCTTTCGATGTCGTGACCTCTGGCTTCGCCATGCGCAACGTGGCCGATATCCACACTGCGTTCGCTGAACAACGGCGGGTAGCCAAGCCGGGCGGCCGTGTTATCTGCCTGGAAACCACACCACCGCCACATGGATTATGGGGAGCGATCTATCGGCTCTACTTTTTTCACCTGGTGCCCATCGTAGGCGGGCTGCTCACTGGACGGCGCGATGCCTACGCCTATCTCCCTCGTTCCACCGAGCGGTTCCCTTCGCCAGAGGCGCTGAAGGCGATTATGGAAGCGGTGGGGTTGCGTCATGTCCGCTATCGTCCGTTGACGCTGGGCACTGTTGTGGTACACATGGGGATCAAGTGA